A single window of bacterium DNA harbors:
- a CDS encoding DNA-binding protein produces MSTSSFLSARFTTPFSRRMDEQVRRLPIVGVLGSGSEPHEEKAKPLGEWLAREGVHLLTGGGGGVMEAVS; encoded by the coding sequence GTGAGTACCAGCTCTTTCCTGTCGGCCCGGTTTACGACGCCGTTTTCGCGAAGAATGGATGAGCAGGTGAGGCGGTTGCCGATCGTGGGGGTGCTCGGCTCGGGGTCCGAGCCGCACGAGGAGAAGGCCAAGCCGTTGGGTGAGTGGCTTGCCCGCGAGGGCGTCCATCTGCTCACCGGCGGGGGCGGTGGGGTGATGGAAGCGGTGAGC